One Formosa agariphila KMM 3901 genomic window, CGACTGATTGCAGATATTAATGCTGATGTCTTACTGCTTCAAGAAGTAGAAGATCGTGGATCTTTAGAAGAATTTAATCATGAAATATTACCAAAATTTTATTGTGAACCCTACACCCAATGTATCGTTGTACAAAGTAACAAATATAATGGATTAGAAATGGGAATACTGCTTAGACAGGGTTATAATCTCCTTGGTATTAAAACACATCAAGATCAAAATTTCATTCAATACGATATCGAAACGCCCAAAGGAAAAATAGTCCACATTATCAATTTGCATTTAGACAAGCCAACTACCGACTTGAACCAATCTCATTTCGATCGGAAGTTACAAACCAACCAAGTGGCAAACATTTACAATGAACTACTCGTAAAAGGCCTTAAAAACATCATCATTACTGGCACATTACAAGTCCCTTCCTATTGTGATTCTTTATCCCCTTTATTTAAAAACACAACTCTAAAGGAAGTCACCAAACATTTATCTTTTGAAGTCGTTTGTGATCATGGTGCCGATCGTTCATACTACAGATTAGGTGCCTATAGAAAAGGCGTAAACATTAAACAAAAAGACTATATGCTAGTGTCTCCCAATCTATGGAAATCATTAAAAGATAGTGGCATGAATCGTAAAGCGATGTGGCCGCCACACAGACCACATTGGACAGTATATCCGAGTTTAAAACACAAAGGTCAAGCAGCGAGTGAACATCCCATTATTTGGGCTAAACTAAAATTGTAAATCATAATGACTTATTTTTTAATCTCTTCAACCAAACCTTTAATTCAGTATAAGTTGATAGCATAATTTCCTTAAACACAGTGACGGTTTGTAAATAAAACTGTTTCATTTTCTTAAGTTTGACTTAATGGTTTGGTTTATTTTAAGAGCAATTTGATGGATTCCTTTTTTACTTGATAAATAAGTTTCATCATCAGGATTCGATAGAAATCCGAGTTCTAAAAGCACACTAGGCGTATCATTTACCAAATTTCTAAGCACATGAAAGTTTTCAAACTTAACCCCTCTACTTTCAAAATTCTTAAACTGTGTCAGCTGTTTTTCTAAAACATAGCCCCAATAGACCGCATCTGCTTTAAACCTTCCACTTTTGCTATATGCATATACTTCTACCCCAATTGCATTTTTATTAGAAGCATGATTACAGTGCAACGACAAAAAGAGTATGGGTTTTAATGCTTTTGCTAGTCGCGTGCGATCTTTAAGGGCAATTAACGTATCTGTATACCGCGTTAAATACATTTCTAAGCCCGATGTTTCATCCATCCGATTTTGCTCAATCATTGCCTTTGCAATAGCTAAAACAATATCCTTTTCCAGTTTTTGTTGGTGGTTGCCAACGGCTCCCGAATCCATACCGCCATGACCAGGATCAATAATAACAACCTGACCAAAAACAATATTGCTTAGCATTACAATTACAATTACAATATGTATCGTCCTGTGTTTCATTTTGTTAAAGTTTTATTACACAAAATGAAGCGTTTTCTCTAAATCCATGATAATACTCCAAAAATTAACAGTTTGAAATGTTAATTTTTTCAACTTCTCTATCATTTCTTTGATTCCCTCATAGATTCCATAATGAAAATATTCACTAACTGCCTTTTAGGGCTAAATCCATGTATTATGAAAAAATCAACTTTTCTTTTCTTATCGTTTCTATTAGCATCGCTATCGGCCTCTGCTCAAATTGGAGGTATTGAAAATTCTGTAAATGATGTGTCTGACACCATTAGAACCATCTTCCCGATTATTCTAGGGGTTATTTTTTTAATCGGATTCTTATTTAATGCCGGTCACTTTTTTGGAGAGAATGCGGATCTAAAAAAGGGAATTACTCGTGTCTTAGTTTTTGTACTTATCGCAGGCGCTGTAGTGGGAATTTTCACATATCTAATCGGAATTGTGGTCTAATGAAACGCTACGTCATATACAAAGATATTCGTAAGCGTGCCATCATATTTGGTTTGCCTATGCTGTATTTCGCTGTGATGATGATGGTGATTATTTTATCGCTTTTGGTAATCATCTTCTCTTTCAGTTTTCAGATGGTTATTGTTGTACTTATCGCAAATGCAGGACTCTATATCCTACTCATACGACTCGTAAAGCATCCCTTTCACCTACAGCTGGGCAATACCTTTCCTAAACTTATCAGCAATAAACAATGTTCAAACCTGAATTATGAATAAAATTAATCTTGCACAATATCACCCGATTATAGATATTCAAAACCATATCATTTTTGCAAATAATGGCCATGTAGTTTTAGGATATAAAGGCGACTTACCTGAAGTCTATTC contains:
- a CDS encoding exonuclease/endonuclease/phosphatase family protein; the protein is MKIATFNIQNLFHRDKNLIQVHASKNLKDWISELDNLMTIKSNTEDQRDRIKELSFLIGFEKTIDKPYAVLRRRAGHLYLKGIDHSLVHKASYLNYWNGWITLQTTPIPYAAVEHKARLIADINADVLLLQEVEDRGSLEEFNHEILPKFYCEPYTQCIVVQSNKYNGLEMGILLRQGYNLLGIKTHQDQNFIQYDIETPKGKIVHIINLHLDKPTTDLNQSHFDRKLQTNQVANIYNELLVKGLKNIIITGTLQVPSYCDSLSPLFKNTTLKEVTKHLSFEVVCDHGADRSYYRLGAYRKGVNIKQKDYMLVSPNLWKSLKDSGMNRKAMWPPHRPHWTVYPSLKHKGQAASEHPIIWAKLKL
- a CDS encoding N-acetylmuramoyl-L-alanine amidase family protein; amino-acid sequence: MKHRTIHIVIVIVMLSNIVFGQVVIIDPGHGGMDSGAVGNHQQKLEKDIVLAIAKAMIEQNRMDETSGLEMYLTRYTDTLIALKDRTRLAKALKPILFLSLHCNHASNKNAIGVEVYAYSKSGRFKADAVYWGYVLEKQLTQFKNFESRGVKFENFHVLRNLVNDTPSVLLELGFLSNPDDETYLSSKKGIHQIALKINQTIKSNLRK